One stretch of Sulfuricystis multivorans DNA includes these proteins:
- a CDS encoding universal stress protein, with protein MFERFIVATDLSPASEAMVGCLAGLAAFGARHALLLQCLDMQQAISTALSYSTAALEAVLARQKARLEAQGFEVDTRIAPGFAKSEINRIAQEEDYALIVVGSHGHNIVGEALLGGVASEVVHGATRPVLIVRLERRKESGEVCLLPADCDLASHVLFPTDFSANADHAFTVVEHLVASGARRVTLLHVSDAMRNDAEANDIERARLEDMRKRLERLGDVAVDTELAAGKPYLKIVEVARARGVHLIAMGSQGRGFVPELFLGSVSHQVARHAPAPVLLVPMLR; from the coding sequence ATGTTCGAACGCTTCATCGTCGCCACCGATCTCTCGCCCGCCTCCGAGGCGATGGTCGGCTGTCTCGCCGGCCTGGCCGCCTTTGGCGCCCGCCATGCCCTGCTGCTGCAATGCCTGGACATGCAGCAGGCCATCTCGACGGCCCTGTCGTACAGCACGGCCGCGCTCGAAGCGGTTCTCGCGCGCCAGAAAGCCAGGCTGGAAGCGCAGGGTTTCGAGGTCGACACCCGCATCGCGCCCGGCTTCGCCAAGAGCGAGATCAACCGCATCGCGCAGGAGGAGGACTATGCGCTGATCGTGGTCGGCTCGCATGGCCACAACATCGTCGGCGAGGCCCTGCTCGGCGGCGTGGCCAGCGAGGTGGTGCACGGCGCTACCCGGCCGGTGCTGATCGTGCGCCTGGAACGCCGCAAGGAAAGTGGGGAGGTCTGCCTGCTTCCCGCCGACTGCGATCTGGCTTCCCATGTGCTGTTCCCCACCGATTTTTCCGCCAACGCCGACCACGCCTTCACCGTCGTCGAACATCTCGTGGCGAGCGGCGCCCGCCGCGTTACCTTGCTGCATGTGAGCGACGCGATGCGGAACGACGCAGAGGCGAACGACATTGAGCGCGCCAGGCTCGAAGACATGCGCAAGCGACTCGAGCGCCTGGGCGACGTCGCCGTCGACACCGAGCTGGCCGCCGGCAAACCCTACCTGAAGATCGTCGAGGTCGCACGGGCGCGCGGCGTGCACCTGATCGCGATGGGTAGCCAGGGACGCGGCTTTGTCCCGGAATTGTTTCTCGGCAGCGTCAGTCATCAGGTCGCAAGGCATGCGCCGGCGCCGGTGCTGCTCGTCCCGATGCTGCGTTGA
- the atpD gene encoding F0F1 ATP synthase subunit beta → MNRDDPQLAACPPPEAAPLGVIEEIHGPVVDILCTRLPPLSQAVFVCRDGVRHLFEVHRHLDETRARAIALGPTAGLKRRLPVFDGGGPLRVPVTPDCLGRLLDAFGAPLDGGAPLSAEDWRPIVAPPAPLAESAGAGDTLLTGIKVIDLLCPFVRGGKTGLFGGAGVGKTVLIMEFMNAIVRLHRGVSVFAGVGERIREGHELWHDMQKAGVMPRTLMVFGEMDQSPGVRFRVGLAALTYAEYLRDHVAKEVLFLMDNAFRFVQAGAELSGLLGRMPATVGYQPTLLTEVAELQERILSTKTGNITAVEAVYVPADDMSDPAVGALLAHLDATVILSRAQAAKGIYPAVDPLASNSRALDRAVVGARHYAVAQAVREHLARYRELEDIIAMLGMEALSATDRRIVGRARRLERYLTQPFFVVADHTGIPGVSVPLEAMLADCEAFIRGDHDELPEDRCYMRGTMAGVEGA, encoded by the coding sequence ATGAACCGCGACGATCCGCAGCTTGCCGCCTGCCCACCGCCCGAGGCTGCGCCGCTCGGCGTGATCGAGGAGATCCACGGCCCGGTCGTCGACATCCTCTGCACGCGCCTGCCGCCGCTCTCTCAGGCCGTCTTTGTTTGCCGTGACGGCGTGCGGCATCTGTTCGAGGTGCATCGCCATCTGGACGAAACGCGAGCGCGCGCCATCGCGCTGGGGCCGACGGCGGGCCTGAAGCGGCGCCTGCCGGTGTTCGACGGCGGCGGCCCCTTGCGGGTGCCGGTGACGCCGGACTGCCTCGGCCGCCTGCTCGACGCCTTCGGCGCGCCTCTCGACGGCGGTGCGCCGCTGTCGGCCGAGGACTGGCGTCCGATCGTCGCACCGCCGGCGCCGCTGGCGGAAAGCGCCGGCGCGGGCGACACGCTGCTCACCGGCATCAAGGTCATCGATCTGTTGTGCCCCTTCGTGCGCGGCGGCAAGACGGGGCTCTTCGGCGGTGCCGGCGTGGGCAAGACGGTGCTGATCATGGAATTCATGAACGCCATCGTGCGCCTGCACCGCGGCGTCTCGGTGTTCGCCGGCGTCGGCGAGCGCATCCGCGAGGGCCACGAGCTGTGGCACGACATGCAAAAGGCCGGCGTGATGCCGCGCACGCTGATGGTATTCGGCGAAATGGACCAGTCGCCCGGCGTGCGTTTCCGCGTCGGCCTGGCGGCGCTCACCTATGCCGAATACCTGCGCGACCACGTCGCAAAGGAAGTGCTGTTCCTGATGGACAACGCCTTCCGCTTCGTCCAGGCGGGAGCCGAACTCTCCGGCTTGCTCGGCCGCATGCCGGCCACGGTCGGCTACCAGCCGACGCTGCTCACTGAGGTGGCAGAGCTGCAGGAGCGCATCCTGTCGACCAAGACCGGCAACATCACGGCGGTCGAGGCCGTCTATGTGCCGGCGGACGACATGAGTGACCCGGCCGTCGGCGCGCTGCTCGCCCACCTCGACGCCACGGTGATCCTGTCGCGCGCCCAGGCGGCCAAGGGCATCTACCCGGCCGTCGATCCGCTCGCCTCGAATAGTCGTGCGCTCGATCGCGCCGTCGTCGGCGCACGCCATTACGCCGTCGCCCAGGCGGTGCGCGAGCACCTGGCGCGCTACCGCGAGCTGGAGGACATCATCGCCATGCTCGGCATGGAGGCGCTCTCGGCAACCGACCGGCGCATCGTCGGCCGCGCGCGGCGGCTGGAGCGTTACCTGACGCAGCCATTCTTCGTCGTCGCCGATCACACCGGCATCCCCGGCGTTTCAGTGCCGCTGGAGGCAATGCTGGCCGACTGCGAGGCTTTCATCCGCGGCGATCACGACGAGCTGCCCGAGGATCGCTGCTACATGCGCGGCACGATGGCGGGCGTGGAGGGGGCATGA
- a CDS encoding F0F1 ATP synthase subunit epsilon: MRPALTLHLHGATQHERITDVKSFVGADASGSFGILPGRAPFVTVLEYGLARFGDAAGRWRYLACPGAVLQLVDDALFVLTRRYLLDEDYARISALLAGQLAQEEAQLQAVKDNLQRMEQELFRRLRRLEVWESD, from the coding sequence ATGAGGCCCGCACTCACCCTGCATCTGCACGGCGCCACGCAGCACGAGCGCATCACGGATGTGAAGAGCTTCGTCGGCGCGGACGCCAGCGGCAGCTTCGGCATCCTGCCGGGGCGGGCGCCCTTCGTCACGGTACTCGAATACGGCCTGGCGCGTTTTGGTGACGCGGCCGGCCGCTGGCGCTATCTCGCCTGCCCTGGCGCGGTGCTGCAGCTCGTCGATGACGCGCTGTTCGTGCTTACGCGCCGCTATCTGCTCGACGAGGACTATGCACGCATCTCTGCGCTGCTCGCCGGCCAGCTGGCGCAGGAGGAAGCGCAGTTGCAGGCGGTCAAGGACAACCTGCAGCGCATGGAACAGGAGCTTTTTCGCCGCCTGCGCCGGCTCGAGGTCTGGGAGAGTGACTGA
- a CDS encoding AtpZ/AtpI family protein, producing MNDEKWRSDVARDVERLETAKQAKRSLLAQTAYLGTLSILFLTPVIGGAYLGRWLDGMNEGYTTRWTINLIVLGLGLGAFNVYQFVKRHW from the coding sequence ATGAACGACGAAAAGTGGCGCTCGGATGTGGCGCGCGATGTCGAGCGGCTGGAAACGGCGAAGCAGGCGAAGCGCTCGCTGCTGGCGCAGACTGCGTATCTGGGCACGCTCTCGATATTGTTCCTCACGCCCGTCATCGGTGGCGCCTATCTCGGTCGCTGGCTCGACGGCATGAACGAAGGCTACACGACGCGCTGGACGATCAACCTGATCGTGCTCGGGCTCGGCCTGGGCGCGTTCAACGTCTATCAGTTCGTCAAACGCCATTGGTGA
- a CDS encoding F0F1 ATP synthase subunit A, with amino-acid sequence MEEAVVIFAFGPVHITATVVTTWGMLLVLGVCARLATRDLSTDAPGMLQTALEGAVLAVENAIEGLVAGRSALLLPFIGTLWLFVGVANLTGLVPGLHSPTGDLSTTAALAFLVFLSVHWFGIRAVGFKAYARHYLSPNPILLPFHLLGELSRTLALAVRLFGNIMSLEMAALLILLVAGLLVPVPILMLHIVEALVQAYIFGTLTLIYIAGGMEAQQEQSKEKE; translated from the coding sequence ATGGAAGAAGCTGTCGTCATTTTCGCGTTCGGGCCCGTCCACATCACCGCGACGGTGGTGACCACCTGGGGCATGCTACTCGTGCTGGGTGTCTGCGCCCGGCTGGCGACGCGCGATCTTTCCACCGACGCGCCCGGGATGCTGCAAACCGCGCTGGAAGGCGCCGTGCTGGCCGTCGAAAATGCCATCGAAGGGCTGGTGGCGGGACGCTCAGCGCTCCTGCTGCCCTTCATCGGCACCCTGTGGCTGTTCGTCGGCGTCGCGAATCTCACCGGCCTCGTGCCCGGCCTGCACTCCCCGACCGGCGACCTGTCCACCACGGCGGCGCTGGCCTTCCTGGTGTTTCTCTCCGTGCACTGGTTCGGCATCCGCGCCGTCGGCTTCAAGGCCTACGCGCGCCACTACCTGTCGCCCAACCCGATCCTGCTGCCCTTCCACCTGCTCGGCGAGCTGTCGCGCACGCTGGCGCTGGCGGTGCGGCTGTTCGGCAACATCATGAGCCTGGAGATGGCGGCGCTCCTGATCCTGCTGGTGGCGGGGCTCTTGGTGCCGGTGCCGATCCTCATGCTGCACATCGTCGAGGCGCTGGTGCAGGCCTACATCTTCGGCACGCTGACGCTGATCTACATCGCCGGCGGCATGGAAGCGCAACAGGAACAATCCAAGGAAAAGGAGTAG
- a CDS encoding ATP F0F1 synthase subunit C (produces ATP from ADP in the presence of a proton gradient across the membrane; subunit C is part of the membrane proton channel F0): protein MSDMHLFVLISTVVAALAIAIGIIFPAQAMGRAITQALEALARQPEAEKSISRTLFIGLAMIESLAIYVLVIVLIILFRNPLLEYLLQ from the coding sequence ATGAGCGACATGCATCTGTTCGTCCTGATCTCCACGGTGGTGGCGGCACTGGCCATCGCCATCGGGATCATTTTTCCGGCGCAGGCGATGGGTCGCGCCATCACCCAGGCGCTGGAGGCGCTGGCGCGCCAGCCCGAGGCCGAGAAATCGATCAGCCGCACGCTGTTCATCGGCCTGGCGATGATCGAGTCGCTGGCGATCTACGTGCTGGTGATCGTGCTCATCATCCTGTTCCGCAACCCTTTGCTCGAATACCTGCTCCAGTAA
- a CDS encoding F0F1 ATP synthase subunit delta produces the protein MQIDWTTFALEIVNFLALLWILKRFLYRPVLDVLARRRAEVERVRAEGEAAKAQAQALRQQYEARLADWEKEKAGLRAAFDAELAAERERQLKALQKSLADERARQAAQESHRQAELQGALEARAIRQAATFAARLLQRLADPALETRLLDLLIEDLAQLPAAQREGLRLAAREASEANAPARVVSAHALSEDSRKRLAAALAERLGTPLPLAFAEDGSLIAGLRIVIGPWQIKADLADELAFFAAGAEGPSAHGG, from the coding sequence ATGCAGATCGACTGGACCACCTTCGCCCTCGAAATCGTCAACTTCCTGGCGCTGCTGTGGATTCTCAAGCGCTTCCTCTACCGGCCGGTGCTCGACGTGCTCGCCCGCCGTCGCGCCGAGGTGGAGCGCGTCCGGGCCGAAGGCGAGGCGGCGAAAGCGCAAGCCCAGGCCCTGCGCCAGCAATACGAAGCGCGTCTGGCCGACTGGGAAAAGGAGAAGGCGGGCCTGCGCGCCGCCTTCGACGCCGAGCTCGCCGCCGAGCGCGAACGGCAGCTCAAGGCGCTGCAAAAGAGCCTGGCCGACGAGCGTGCCCGCCAGGCGGCGCAGGAATCTCATCGGCAGGCCGAGCTGCAAGGCGCGCTCGAAGCCCGGGCCATCCGCCAGGCCGCAACCTTCGCGGCGCGACTCTTGCAGCGGCTCGCCGATCCCGCGCTCGAAACCCGCCTGCTCGACCTCCTGATCGAGGATCTGGCGCAACTGCCTGCCGCACAGCGGGAGGGCCTGCGCCTCGCGGCCCGGGAGGCCAGCGAGGCCAACGCGCCGGCGCGCGTCGTCAGCGCCCATGCGCTTTCCGAGGATTCGCGCAAGCGCCTGGCCGCGGCGCTCGCCGAGCGGCTCGGCACGCCGCTGCCGCTCGCCTTCGCGGAGGACGGAAGCCTCATCGCGGGCCTGCGCATCGTCATCGGTCCCTGGCAGATCAAGGCCGATCTCGCCGACGAGCTGGCCTTCTTCGCTGCCGGCGCCGAGGGTCCCAGCGCGCATGGCGGCTGA
- a CDS encoding F0F1 ATP synthase subunit alpha: MAAETSLLSRQAARLADYRFALRLAEQGKVVAVGDGIAWIEGLPSAGMDEIVRCEDGSEALVFHLGSRRIGAILLRQGPGLIAGTPVHLTGRTLDIGVGDACLGRVLDPLGNPLDGGEAPRVSARRRLEAPSPPLVTRDFVTRPLVSGNKIVDTMVPIGKGQRQLLIGDAGTGKSALALDMVIAQRGRDVLCVYVLISQKRAAVLATLETLRRHDALDYTCLVVAEATAMPGLKFLAPFAGCALAEGWMAAGRDVLVVYDDLTTHARAYRELSLLLRRPPGREAYPGDIFSLHARLLERSTCLAAAHGGGSMTALPIVATEQGELAAYIPTNLISITDGQIYFDPQLFARGFLPAIDVTRSVSRIGGKAQHPAIKAEAGRMKLDYLQFLELEVFTRFGSRLDPAIEAKIRRGRLLRELLKQERLAPLSPEQQMAWLIAFNAGRFDGLTEAQASARLAQLLAAFAAPPLALTATREDWLAAVDKALASP; this comes from the coding sequence ATGGCGGCTGAAACCTCGCTGCTCTCCCGGCAGGCGGCACGGCTCGCCGACTACCGCTTCGCGCTGCGCCTCGCGGAGCAGGGCAAGGTGGTGGCGGTGGGCGACGGCATTGCCTGGATCGAGGGCCTGCCTTCGGCCGGAATGGACGAGATCGTCCGCTGCGAAGACGGCAGCGAGGCGCTGGTGTTCCACCTGGGCAGCCGCCGCATCGGCGCGATCCTGCTGCGCCAGGGGCCGGGCCTCATCGCCGGCACGCCCGTCCATCTCACCGGCCGAACACTCGACATCGGCGTCGGCGATGCCTGCCTCGGTCGCGTGCTCGATCCCCTCGGCAATCCGCTCGACGGCGGCGAAGCGCCGCGCGTTTCCGCGCGCCGCCGGCTCGAAGCGCCCTCGCCACCGCTCGTCACACGCGATTTCGTCACCCGGCCGCTCGTTTCCGGCAACAAGATCGTCGACACGATGGTGCCCATCGGCAAGGGACAGCGGCAGCTTTTGATCGGCGACGCCGGCACGGGCAAGAGCGCGCTGGCGCTTGACATGGTGATCGCGCAACGGGGCCGCGACGTGTTGTGCGTCTATGTCCTGATCAGCCAGAAGCGTGCCGCCGTGCTGGCCACGCTGGAGACCTTGCGCCGCCATGACGCCCTCGACTACACCTGCCTCGTCGTCGCCGAAGCGACGGCGATGCCGGGCCTCAAGTTCCTCGCGCCCTTTGCCGGCTGCGCCCTCGCCGAAGGCTGGATGGCCGCCGGCCGCGACGTGCTCGTCGTCTATGACGATCTCACCACCCACGCCCGCGCCTACCGCGAACTCTCCCTGCTGCTGCGCCGCCCGCCGGGCCGCGAAGCCTATCCCGGCGACATCTTCTCTCTCCATGCGCGCCTGCTCGAGCGCTCCACCTGCCTCGCTGCGGCGCACGGCGGCGGCAGCATGACGGCGCTGCCGATCGTCGCCACCGAGCAAGGCGAGCTGGCCGCCTACATTCCGACCAACCTGATCTCGATCACCGACGGGCAGATCTATTTCGATCCGCAGCTGTTCGCGCGCGGCTTTCTGCCGGCCATCGACGTCACGCGCTCGGTCTCGCGCATCGGCGGCAAGGCCCAGCACCCGGCGATCAAGGCGGAGGCCGGCCGCATGAAGCTCGACTACCTGCAATTCCTCGAACTGGAAGTCTTCACGCGCTTTGGCAGCAGGCTCGATCCGGCCATCGAGGCCAAGATCCGCCGCGGCCGGCTGTTGCGCGAACTGCTCAAACAGGAGCGGCTGGCGCCCCTGTCGCCGGAACAGCAGATGGCCTGGCTCATCGCCTTCAACGCCGGCCGCTTCGACGGCCTGACGGAAGCGCAAGCCTCGGCACGGCTTGCGCAACTCCTCGCCGCCTTCGCCGCGCCGCCGCTCGCGCTGACTGCGACGCGCGAGGATTGGCTCGCCGCGGTGGACAAGGCATTGGCATCGCCATGA
- a CDS encoding F0F1 ATP synthase subunit gamma, giving the protein MSRRHVLAHRIMALDEIASILSAMKSLALMEIHLLGEFMTSQRQLTAGIERAAADLLAWHPALRPPAEAAPELCVVIGSQQGFCGDTNDALLDYLAQRGIPALTGRWIVVGQRLSARLENDPRMLLALPGATVADEVPAVLQRLTREIVRLMASPDLAGRGLSALHHDPEDGAIRLRRLLPLRDLPAPRAAAFAPDLNLPPADVLRGLMQHYLHAILNEVLYGALLAENRQREMHMERALRRLDERRARLRLAANRQRQSDITEEIELLLLAGEMQAPAPN; this is encoded by the coding sequence ATGAGTCGGCGGCACGTTCTCGCGCATCGGATCATGGCGCTCGACGAGATCGCCAGCATCCTCTCGGCGATGAAGAGCCTCGCGCTGATGGAGATCCATCTGCTCGGCGAATTCATGACCAGTCAGCGGCAGCTGACGGCCGGCATCGAGAGGGCGGCGGCCGACCTGCTGGCCTGGCATCCCGCGCTGCGTCCGCCCGCCGAGGCGGCGCCGGAATTGTGCGTGGTGATCGGCTCGCAGCAAGGGTTTTGCGGCGACACCAACGACGCGCTGCTCGATTACCTGGCGCAACGAGGCATCCCGGCGCTCACCGGACGCTGGATCGTCGTCGGCCAGCGCCTGTCCGCGAGACTGGAAAACGATCCGCGCATGCTGCTGGCGCTGCCCGGCGCGACGGTCGCCGACGAGGTGCCGGCCGTGCTGCAGCGGCTCACACGCGAGATCGTGCGCTTGATGGCCTCGCCCGATCTCGCCGGCCGGGGGCTCTCGGCCCTGCATCACGATCCCGAGGACGGTGCCATCCGCCTGCGCCGTCTCCTGCCGCTGCGCGACCTGCCGGCGCCGCGCGCTGCGGCCTTCGCGCCCGACCTCAACCTGCCGCCGGCGGACGTCTTGCGCGGCCTGATGCAGCATTATCTGCATGCCATCCTCAACGAAGTGCTCTACGGCGCGCTGCTGGCCGAGAACCGGCAGCGCGAGATGCACATGGAGCGTGCCCTCAGACGCCTCGACGAACGCCGCGCACGCCTGCGGCTCGCCGCCAACCGCCAGCGCCAGTCCGATATCACCGAGGAAATCGAATTGCTGTTGCTGGCGGGGGAAATGCAGGCGCCGGCGCCCAACTGA
- a CDS encoding OsmC family protein — translation MNPPTPKMEFRVVARRLDAHGSVAQCKDAEIVLDTDLAGRRDAFNPAELLLAALAACMLKGIERVTPILKFQLRGVEVKVHGVRRDVPSGMESIDYEIVVDTDEGDRRLELLHENVKRYGTVFNTVAPGTTLSGTLRRAS, via the coding sequence ATGAACCCACCAACCCCGAAAATGGAATTCCGCGTCGTCGCCCGGCGCCTCGACGCGCACGGCAGCGTCGCGCAGTGCAAGGATGCCGAGATCGTGCTCGACACGGATTTGGCCGGCCGGCGCGATGCCTTCAATCCCGCCGAGCTGCTGCTCGCCGCGCTGGCCGCCTGCATGCTCAAGGGGATCGAGCGCGTGACGCCGATCCTCAAGTTCCAGTTGCGCGGCGTCGAGGTGAAGGTGCACGGCGTGCGCCGCGACGTGCCGTCGGGCATGGAGTCGATCGATTATGAAATCGTCGTCGATACCGACGAGGGCGATCGCCGCCTCGAACTGCTGCACGAGAACGTCAAGCGCTACGGCACGGTGTTCAACACCGTGGCGCCGGGAACGACGCTTTCCGGCACGCTGCGAAGAGCGTCATGA
- a CDS encoding sulfurtransferase: protein MSMYPNLLAAKAPALLLAGLLILAANLAHAAPDFLVDAGWLESRLKDPKTVVLEVRYFPHRYATVGHIPGAVQVARFKDLGDNDSPVLMRLPAREVFQATLRRWGVNDDSTLVLYDDSRSVLAARLYFLLDYYGFDMNRVKILDGGTVEWTAFNELTKETAPRKPGKVTLKPGNRAMIAEWTEVYERVVVGRDPQVVLIDSRPKDMYTGKLIRHSVQGGHIPGAVNVVSLDLTDAQSQKWLSLDQIAAAYKDIPKDATIITYCHDGFRSALAWLQLKALGYRNVRFMNGGWSQWDRSLTLPVVQGDKPFDEDFSL, encoded by the coding sequence ATGTCGATGTATCCCAATCTGCTCGCCGCCAAAGCGCCCGCCTTGCTGTTGGCTGGCCTGCTCATCCTGGCCGCGAACCTTGCCCATGCCGCTCCCGATTTTCTCGTCGATGCCGGCTGGCTCGAAAGCCGGCTGAAAGACCCCAAGACCGTGGTACTCGAAGTGCGCTACTTTCCGCACCGCTACGCCACGGTCGGCCATATCCCGGGCGCGGTGCAGGTTGCGCGCTTCAAGGACCTGGGCGACAACGACAGTCCGGTACTGATGCGCCTGCCTGCGCGCGAGGTCTTCCAGGCGACGCTGCGGCGCTGGGGCGTGAATGACGATTCGACGCTCGTGCTCTACGACGATTCGCGCTCGGTGCTCGCCGCGCGGCTTTACTTCCTGCTCGACTACTACGGTTTCGACATGAACCGGGTGAAGATCCTCGATGGCGGCACCGTCGAATGGACCGCCTTCAACGAACTGACCAAGGAAACGGCGCCGCGAAAGCCGGGCAAGGTGACGCTCAAGCCCGGCAATCGCGCCATGATCGCCGAATGGACCGAGGTCTATGAACGCGTCGTCGTCGGCCGCGATCCGCAGGTGGTGCTGATCGACAGCCGGCCGAAGGACATGTACACCGGCAAGCTGATCCGCCATTCGGTACAAGGCGGCCATATTCCCGGCGCAGTCAATGTCGTCAGCCTCGATCTGACCGATGCCCAGTCGCAGAAATGGCTCTCGCTCGATCAGATCGCCGCGGCCTACAAAGACATCCCCAAGGACGCGACGATCATCACCTACTGCCATGATGGCTTCCGCTCCGCGCTTGCCTGGCTGCAACTCAAGGCTCTAGGCTACCGAAACGTGCGCTTCATGAACGGCGGCTGGAGCCAGTGGGATCGCTCGCTGACACTGCCGGTGGTGCAAGGCGACAAGCCTTTCGACGAAGATTTCTCGCTCTGA
- a CDS encoding cation diffusion facilitator family transporter: MNAHDHEGHRHGSTDTPDQRRRLFIALGLTWAFAAVEALAGWRGGSLALLADAGHMVTDGAALALALLAAWLASRPASVRHSYGLGRAELIAALVNALAMLAVVAGIGWEAWGRFQSPRPIMGELVSLVAALGLGVNLLVAWMLSHGQENLNVRGAFLHVLGDVLGSVAAIAAGIVVWVTGWTPIDPLLSILIGGLVLAASLRLLREALHGLMDGVPFSIDLEHLGRELAAVPGVVEVHDLHVWALSGQRLALTAHVTVRELAAWSEILSGLRQTAQEHGIQHATFQPEVISWAPLVRHDLTDR; encoded by the coding sequence ATGAACGCACACGATCACGAAGGCCATCGCCACGGTAGCACCGACACCCCTGATCAACGCCGCCGCCTGTTCATCGCGCTGGGCCTGACCTGGGCGTTTGCCGCGGTCGAAGCACTGGCTGGCTGGCGTGGGGGTTCGCTCGCACTGCTTGCCGATGCCGGCCACATGGTCACCGACGGTGCGGCCTTGGCGCTCGCTTTACTTGCCGCCTGGCTTGCCTCGCGTCCGGCCTCGGTCCGGCATTCCTACGGCTTAGGTCGGGCGGAGCTCATCGCGGCGCTCGTCAATGCATTGGCGATGCTCGCCGTGGTGGCGGGGATCGGCTGGGAAGCCTGGGGGCGCTTTCAGTCGCCGCGGCCGATCATGGGCGAGCTGGTCAGCCTCGTCGCCGCGCTCGGTCTTGGCGTCAATCTGCTGGTCGCCTGGATGCTCTCGCACGGACAGGAAAACCTCAATGTGCGCGGCGCCTTCCTGCACGTGTTGGGTGACGTGCTCGGTTCGGTGGCCGCGATCGCCGCCGGCATCGTGGTCTGGGTTACCGGTTGGACGCCGATCGACCCATTGCTCTCGATCCTGATCGGCGGGCTGGTGCTCGCGGCGAGCCTGCGCCTGCTGCGCGAAGCCCTGCATGGCTTGATGGACGGTGTGCCTTTCTCGATCGATCTCGAACATCTGGGCCGGGAACTGGCGGCCGTGCCGGGCGTGGTCGAGGTTCACGACCTGCATGTCTGGGCGCTTTCCGGCCAGCGGCTTGCCCTGACCGCGCACGTCACGGTGCGCGAGCTGGCCGCCTGGTCGGAAATATTGTCCGGACTGCGACAAACTGCGCAAGAGCACGGCATCCAGCATGCCACTTTCCAGCCAGAGGTGATATCTTGGGCGCCGCTGGTACGTCACGATTTGACAGACCGTTGA